One genomic region from Verrucomicrobiia bacterium encodes:
- a CDS encoding CCA tRNA nucleotidyltransferase has translation MKEVAINIVKRLREAGHVAYFNGGCVRDMVRGVEPQDIDIATSATPEQVQVLFARTVPVGAAFGVVLVLEGGHQFEVATFRSDDAYIDGRRPSAVHFGSPEEDACRRDFTINGLFYDPIADQIIDFVGGRVDIERKLVRTIGDPQQRFTEDKLRLLRCVRFAANLGYEIETVTFDTVKEMATQITAVSAERIRDELVKMFTRANAGRGLELLDASGLLREILPEIAAMKGVEQPAEFHPEGDVFKHTRLMLDTLPSNPSVVLAFAVLLHDVGKPPTFVRAPDRIRFNEHDRVGAEMAEAILRRLRFSNDEIEKVVLCVREHMKFQFVKEMRPAKLKRLMARDTFPDELELHRIDCASSHRNLENYEFLKAKAAEMPPEVLKPQPFLTGHDLLALGLKPGPLVGQILHEVEEMQLEERLKSRAEALEFARTRVPAI, from the coding sequence ATGAAAGAAGTTGCAATCAACATCGTGAAACGCCTACGGGAGGCGGGGCATGTAGCTTATTTCAATGGCGGGTGCGTTCGCGATATGGTGCGGGGGGTTGAGCCGCAGGACATCGATATTGCGACCAGTGCCACACCCGAGCAAGTGCAGGTGCTGTTCGCGAGGACTGTGCCGGTCGGCGCCGCTTTCGGGGTCGTTTTGGTGCTGGAGGGTGGACACCAATTCGAAGTCGCCACGTTTCGCTCCGACGACGCCTACATTGACGGACGCCGTCCTTCCGCCGTTCATTTCGGCTCGCCGGAGGAAGACGCGTGCCGCCGCGATTTCACGATCAATGGATTATTCTACGATCCGATTGCGGATCAGATCATTGACTTTGTCGGCGGGCGCGTGGATATCGAGCGCAAACTGGTACGGACGATCGGCGATCCGCAGCAACGGTTCACGGAAGACAAACTGCGGTTGCTGCGGTGTGTGCGCTTTGCGGCGAATCTTGGCTACGAAATTGAAACCGTCACATTCGATACGGTGAAGGAGATGGCCACCCAAATCACCGCTGTCAGCGCCGAGCGTATTCGCGATGAATTGGTGAAGATGTTTACGCGGGCAAACGCCGGGCGTGGCCTAGAACTCCTCGATGCCAGCGGGCTGTTGCGGGAAATCTTGCCGGAAATCGCCGCGATGAAAGGTGTGGAACAACCCGCGGAGTTCCATCCCGAGGGCGACGTGTTCAAGCACACACGCTTGATGCTGGATACCCTGCCCTCCAACCCGAGCGTGGTGCTGGCGTTCGCGGTCTTACTGCATGACGTGGGCAAGCCACCCACGTTTGTCCGCGCGCCGGACCGCATTCGGTTCAATGAACACGACCGCGTCGGGGCGGAAATGGCCGAAGCCATCCTCCGCCGTCTTCGATTCTCAAATGACGAGATCGAGAAAGTCGTCCTCTGCGTCCGAGAGCACATGAAGTTTCAATTCGTCAAGGAGATGCGTCCGGCAAAACTGAAACGCCTCATGGCGCGCGACACCTTTCCCGATGAGTTGGAACTGCACCGGATCGACTGCGCCTCCAGCCATCGCAACCTGGAAAACTACGAATTCCTGAAGGCCAAAGCCGCTGAAATGCCGCCGGAAGTCCTGAAACCACAACCATTTTTGACCGGCCACGATCTGCTCGCGTTGGGCCTCAAGCCGGGGCCGTTGGTGGGACAGATCCTCCACGAGGTCGAGGAAATGCAACTGGAAGAACGGCTGAAATCGCGGGCGGAGGCCCTGGAGTTTGCCAGGACACGCGTCCCGGCAATCTGA
- a CDS encoding U32 family peptidase, which translates to MKKQLELIAPAGNMECARAAVANGADAVYFGLQKFNARMRADNFAEEQLPGLVRFLHEHGLRAFCTVNTLIFTDELAEAERELMLLDQAGVDVIIVQDLGLAVLARELRVRMDVHASTQMTITSPEGAKFAERLGVKRVVLAREASMKEIARFGNEAEIPALEVFVHGALCVAYSGQCLTSEALGQRSANRGECAQACRLPYELVVDGALKELGDRRYLLSPQDLAAVQEIPELIRLGVTGFKIEGRLKSPEYVAATCQVYRKAIDAAMATENGDAATDEADKYKLEMTFSRGLYSGWLHGVNHQELVHARFGKKRGPFVGLINRVGADHVEVDAQTPLRAGDGVVFDNGGDTDHEQGGRIWETRENGLYFERGHIDFGKLKAGDRVWKTSDPQLQRELKRTFKNDIRRPKTRIDLTVKGEVGKSMTIEANGVRVNSSMALQTAFRRPLTEKLLREQLGRMGETNFELGELHNKLVGQAILPVSELNRLRRDLVEKIVAALETGAVQRTGLTSVLPELLANVPERRTAAATQLVVLCRTMEQLTAALDSGCVTVYVDFEDIRRYDEAVACVRKRTGTQIFLATPRIQKAGEQGFFKMINDSKPDGVLIRNLGGLDYFRESSLRKIGDFSLNVANPLAAEVLMREGLERLTVSYDLNAQQVLDLLHAASPDWFELTVHQHMPMFHMEHCVFAAFLSNGTDASNCGRPCDRHNLKLRDRVGVEHPVKADVGCRNTVYHAKAQSGADYLQSFLEAGARVFRVELLEEDAAKTRLILQGYRELIDGTAADSSALFRRLNVVKQLGVTSGTLTVLT; encoded by the coding sequence TTGAAGAAGCAATTAGAATTGATTGCGCCGGCGGGGAATATGGAGTGCGCGCGGGCGGCGGTGGCGAACGGCGCGGACGCGGTGTATTTCGGGTTGCAGAAATTCAATGCGCGAATGCGCGCGGACAATTTCGCCGAGGAGCAGTTGCCGGGGTTGGTTCGCTTTCTGCACGAGCACGGCTTGCGGGCGTTTTGTACGGTCAATACGCTGATTTTCACGGACGAGCTGGCGGAGGCGGAACGCGAGCTGATGCTTCTCGACCAGGCGGGCGTGGATGTGATCATCGTGCAGGACCTCGGGTTGGCGGTGCTGGCCCGTGAGCTCAGGGTGCGGATGGACGTGCACGCGTCGACGCAGATGACGATCACGTCGCCAGAAGGCGCGAAATTTGCAGAACGTCTTGGCGTCAAGCGCGTGGTGTTGGCGCGGGAAGCGTCCATGAAGGAGATCGCGAGGTTCGGCAACGAGGCGGAAATCCCGGCGCTGGAGGTTTTCGTTCACGGCGCGTTATGCGTGGCGTATTCGGGTCAATGCTTGACGAGCGAAGCGCTCGGGCAACGCAGTGCCAATCGCGGTGAGTGCGCGCAGGCTTGCCGGTTGCCTTATGAGTTAGTCGTCGACGGCGCGTTGAAGGAGCTGGGCGACCGACGTTATCTGCTCTCGCCACAGGATCTGGCGGCGGTTCAGGAGATTCCCGAATTGATTCGGCTGGGAGTGACCGGGTTCAAGATCGAGGGGCGGCTCAAGTCGCCGGAGTATGTGGCGGCGACGTGCCAGGTTTATCGGAAGGCCATTGATGCGGCGATGGCGACCGAGAACGGCGACGCTGCTACTGACGAGGCGGACAAGTACAAGTTGGAGATGACGTTTTCGCGCGGCCTGTATTCGGGGTGGTTGCACGGCGTGAATCATCAGGAATTGGTGCACGCGCGCTTCGGGAAGAAGCGCGGGCCATTTGTGGGACTTATCAACCGGGTTGGTGCTGACCACGTGGAAGTGGACGCGCAGACGCCGTTGCGGGCCGGTGACGGCGTGGTGTTTGATAATGGGGGCGATACCGATCACGAGCAGGGCGGGCGCATCTGGGAGACGCGGGAGAATGGACTTTATTTCGAGCGGGGGCACATCGATTTCGGCAAGTTGAAGGCCGGCGACCGCGTGTGGAAGACGAGCGACCCGCAGCTCCAGCGCGAATTGAAGCGCACGTTCAAGAACGATATTCGGCGCCCGAAAACAAGGATCGACCTGACGGTGAAGGGCGAGGTCGGGAAGTCCATGACGATTGAGGCGAACGGGGTACGGGTCAATTCTTCCATGGCTTTGCAGACGGCGTTTCGGCGTCCGTTGACGGAGAAATTGTTGCGCGAGCAACTGGGAAGAATGGGGGAGACAAATTTTGAGTTGGGCGAGCTTCACAACAAGCTCGTCGGTCAGGCGATCCTGCCAGTGAGCGAACTCAATCGCCTGCGGCGCGATCTGGTGGAGAAGATTGTTGCGGCACTGGAAACGGGAGCCGTGCAGCGGACTGGATTGACGTCGGTCCTTCCTGAATTGCTGGCGAATGTTCCCGAGCGGCGCACTGCTGCAGCGACGCAACTTGTCGTTTTGTGTCGCACGATGGAACAGCTCACGGCGGCGCTCGATTCCGGTTGTGTGACGGTTTATGTGGATTTCGAAGACATCCGCCGCTACGACGAGGCGGTGGCATGCGTGCGGAAGCGAACCGGGACGCAGATATTCCTGGCTACGCCGCGGATTCAAAAAGCCGGCGAGCAGGGGTTCTTTAAAATGATCAATGACTCCAAACCGGATGGAGTTCTCATTCGCAACCTGGGCGGGCTGGACTATTTTCGCGAGAGCTCGCTGCGGAAGATTGGCGATTTCTCGCTCAACGTTGCCAATCCTTTGGCCGCCGAAGTTCTCATGCGTGAGGGATTGGAGCGTCTCACTGTCTCGTACGATCTCAACGCGCAGCAGGTCCTTGATCTGTTACACGCGGCTTCGCCTGACTGGTTTGAGTTGACGGTCCACCAGCACATGCCGATGTTTCATATGGAGCACTGCGTATTTGCCGCGTTTCTTTCCAACGGCACGGACGCCTCTAATTGCGGGCGTCCCTGCGATCGTCATAATCTGAAATTGCGGGACCGCGTCGGCGTGGAGCACCCGGTGAAAGCGGATGTCGGTTGTCGTAATACTGTTTACCACGCGAAGGCGCAAAGCGGGGCTGATTATCTACAATCATTCCTAGAGGCAGGCGCCCGCGTCTTTCGTGTCGAACTCCTGGAAGAAGATGCTGCGAAGACCCGCCTGATCTTGCAGGGCTACCGGGAGTTGATCGACGGGACAGCCGCGGATTCGTCCGCATTGTTCCGCCGACTGAACGTGGTAAAACAACTGGGCGTCACCAGCGGAACGCTCACTGTATTGACGTGA
- a CDS encoding lysylphosphatidylglycerol synthase transmembrane domain-containing protein, protein MKKKLGALVRVVVSVGILAYLFNGIFQKEVTETLGKIAHSPNASVADLARDLRLRPEEVELVRAKCIVLEQEDDEVVPTVSLKNLSWSERIPLVWTIGPRSLWEALRKISALWLAAAVICAGIPAVLGILRWQLILHVQGLEVKFSRLFSISFIGLFFNAFMLGSTGGDVIKAWYVAHETHHKKAEAIATVVVDRLIGLLALFVIALFMMALYHTRVFDDPKLFWFSVATLGVVVFTVVGTVVGLWPGFVDKFPGLRSWLQRMPHYAMLRRMVDAYRVYASHPVILAKTLLISFVVHFFSMLSIWCVGRGLGVLSAKITDYFLYLPIINSVTAVPITISGFGVREGMYIKMFREVGVAEPVALVMSLLGYLAALFWSIVGGGFFLTHRKELPPTDQMGQAE, encoded by the coding sequence ATGAAGAAAAAACTGGGCGCGTTGGTGCGGGTGGTGGTCAGCGTGGGCATCCTGGCCTACCTGTTCAATGGCATTTTCCAAAAAGAAGTAACGGAGACATTGGGGAAGATTGCCCATTCGCCGAACGCCAGTGTCGCCGATCTGGCGCGCGATCTTCGCCTCCGTCCAGAGGAGGTGGAGCTGGTGCGCGCCAAGTGCATCGTGCTCGAACAAGAGGATGACGAGGTTGTCCCGACTGTTAGTCTCAAGAATCTTTCCTGGTCCGAACGCATCCCGTTGGTCTGGACGATCGGGCCACGGTCTTTGTGGGAAGCGCTGCGGAAGATCAGTGCCTTGTGGCTGGCCGCCGCCGTCATCTGCGCGGGAATACCCGCGGTGCTGGGCATCCTCCGGTGGCAATTGATTTTGCACGTCCAGGGCCTGGAGGTGAAATTCTCGCGTCTCTTTTCGATTTCCTTCATTGGGTTGTTCTTCAACGCGTTCATGCTCGGGTCGACGGGAGGAGATGTGATCAAGGCCTGGTATGTTGCGCACGAGACGCACCACAAAAAGGCCGAGGCCATCGCGACCGTCGTCGTCGACAGATTGATTGGGCTTCTGGCCCTGTTTGTCATCGCGCTCTTTATGATGGCGCTCTACCACACTCGCGTATTTGATGACCCCAAACTCTTCTGGTTCTCGGTCGCGACCCTCGGGGTGGTCGTGTTTACGGTCGTGGGTACAGTCGTGGGATTGTGGCCCGGCTTTGTGGACAAGTTTCCGGGATTGCGATCGTGGCTGCAACGAATGCCGCACTACGCCATGCTGCGCCGCATGGTGGATGCCTATCGCGTTTACGCCTCTCATCCGGTAATCCTGGCCAAGACGTTGCTAATCTCATTTGTTGTCCACTTTTTTTCCATGCTCAGCATTTGGTGTGTGGGCCGTGGTCTGGGAGTTCTCTCCGCGAAGATTACCGACTACTTCCTCTACCTGCCGATCATCAACTCGGTGACAGCCGTGCCGATCACCATTTCGGGCTTCGGCGTCCGCGAAGGCATGTACATCAAGATGTTTCGCGAAGTCGGCGTGGCGGAACCGGTGGCCCTCGTGATGTCGCTGCTGGGCTATCTGGCTGCGCTCTTCTGGAGCATCGTCGGTGGCGGATTTTTCCTGACTCACCGCAAGGAACTCCCGCCTACAGACCAGATGGGCCAGGCCGAATAA
- a CDS encoding TIM barrel protein: MFAFSTCWNSQRHTDGRAMVNEVRALGFEYAELGHGTRLSLLDGVLQAVAAGEIKICSLHNFCPLPLGVMGPAPDYYLPSSRDEDERQCAVRHTLRTIDCAATLGAKIVVLHLGLVAMRDYTMRLLGLYAEGRGDTPKFQRLLDKAQTVRDKKRQKHLDQVYRTLEEILPHAKEMNVKLGMETRFGIEEIPNEVEAEEILKRFGTGSIMYWHDVGHAAVKETLGLMKLETILHRFHGRTLGMHLQDFAPPAEDHQPPGFGTFDFARLAPFVTDDMVLAWEIHPGWKPEQIAGGVKRVHDLLRKPVIV, from the coding sequence ATGTTCGCCTTTTCAACTTGCTGGAATTCCCAGCGCCATACGGACGGGCGCGCGATGGTGAATGAAGTGCGCGCGCTCGGCTTCGAGTACGCCGAATTGGGACATGGTACGCGGCTGTCGCTTTTGGACGGTGTCTTGCAGGCGGTGGCGGCGGGCGAGATCAAGATTTGTTCCCTCCATAATTTCTGTCCCCTGCCCCTCGGCGTGATGGGGCCGGCGCCGGATTACTACCTGCCCAGTTCGCGGGACGAGGATGAACGGCAATGCGCTGTGCGGCACACGTTGCGGACGATCGATTGCGCGGCCACGCTTGGGGCGAAGATTGTGGTGCTGCACCTCGGCCTGGTGGCTATGCGGGATTACACGATGCGATTGTTGGGGCTGTATGCGGAAGGACGCGGCGACACGCCGAAGTTTCAGCGACTGCTCGACAAGGCGCAAACGGTGCGCGATAAGAAGCGGCAAAAGCATTTGGATCAGGTCTATCGGACGTTGGAGGAGATCTTGCCGCACGCGAAGGAAATGAATGTGAAGCTGGGGATGGAAACGCGATTCGGGATCGAAGAGATTCCCAACGAGGTCGAGGCGGAGGAGATCCTGAAACGGTTTGGCACCGGGTCGATAATGTACTGGCATGATGTCGGACACGCGGCGGTGAAGGAAACGCTCGGGTTGATGAAGTTGGAGACTATTTTGCACCGGTTCCACGGACGGACGCTGGGGATGCACTTGCAGGATTTTGCCCCGCCTGCCGAGGATCATCAGCCGCCGGGGTTCGGCACGTTTGATTTTGCACGGCTGGCGCCGTTCGTGACCGACGACATGGTGCTGGCGTGGGAGATTCATCCCGGATGGAAGCCGGAGCAAATCGCTGGAGGCGTGAAACGGGTGCACGACTTGCTGAGGAAACCAGTCATCGTATGA
- the rpsU gene encoding 30S ribosomal protein S21, producing MSEVRLKKGEPVEKALRRLKKKLDREGTLREARAHRHFEKPSEKRRRKARGPRLFAGF from the coding sequence TTGTCAGAAGTCAGACTAAAAAAAGGTGAGCCCGTGGAAAAGGCCCTGCGCCGGCTGAAGAAGAAGCTGGATCGCGAGGGCACGTTGCGCGAAGCGCGGGCGCATCGTCATTTTGAGAAGCCGAGCGAGAAGCGTCGGCGCAAGGCCCGCGGGCCTCGGCTGTTCGCCGGATTCTAA
- a CDS encoding vanadium-dependent haloperoxidase, with product MNRRNAGPVSRRKFLGQLGAGAAAAVGLGALSLPTLQGVVEAAAIDPLTSNQRREACFRTRKDAAGFERHQPLVAHPTNGEEELYANKIASYSKGLPHNSLGEVDLAAYNQLIAALNSGRPADFEAIPLGLGRKLTNPQSGLAFDLEGPDSHQLAIPPAPTIASAWGAGEMVELYWMALARDVHFSDYATDSTIAAACADLSALSDFRGPQKGGRVRPITIFRGNSPGDVIGPYLSQFLWLDVPMGALLIPQTMNTVLAGVDYMTNFSDWLAMQNGAAPPSYALDPTPRYIRNLRDMGEWVHVDALYQAYHQACLILLGMGAPFDAGNPYRSSATQIGFGTFGGPHILSLVTEVATRALKAVWYQKWFVHRRLRPEEFGGLLHNTRSGAATYPVNSEVLNSAALGGVFSANGTYLLPVGAPEGCPTHPSYGAGHATVAGACVTILKAWFDESFVIPNPVVSNADGTALETFTGATLTVGNELNKLAANVAIGRNALGFHYRSDYSESLKLGEAVAIGVLQENKACYNEGGSFTLTRFDGTNITI from the coding sequence ATGAATCGACGCAACGCGGGGCCGGTCAGTCGTCGCAAGTTCCTCGGACAACTCGGCGCAGGGGCGGCCGCGGCCGTCGGTCTCGGCGCGCTCTCACTTCCCACGTTGCAGGGGGTCGTCGAAGCAGCGGCGATTGACCCGCTGACTTCCAATCAACGCCGCGAGGCATGCTTCCGCACGCGGAAGGACGCGGCGGGGTTCGAGCGTCACCAGCCGCTGGTAGCGCATCCCACCAACGGCGAAGAAGAACTCTACGCGAACAAGATTGCCAGTTATTCGAAAGGCCTTCCGCATAACTCGCTGGGGGAGGTCGATCTTGCTGCCTACAACCAGTTGATCGCCGCGCTCAACTCGGGTCGCCCCGCTGATTTCGAAGCGATCCCGCTCGGGCTGGGCCGCAAGCTGACGAACCCGCAGTCGGGGCTGGCATTCGATCTCGAAGGACCCGATTCGCACCAGTTGGCGATCCCCCCGGCGCCGACGATCGCCAGCGCGTGGGGCGCGGGTGAGATGGTGGAGCTTTACTGGATGGCGCTGGCGCGTGACGTTCATTTTTCTGACTACGCAACGGATTCGACCATCGCTGCCGCGTGCGCCGACCTGTCGGCGTTGTCCGACTTCCGCGGACCACAGAAGGGCGGTCGGGTAAGGCCGATCACGATCTTTCGTGGAAATTCGCCGGGCGATGTGATCGGACCGTACCTGTCGCAGTTCCTGTGGCTGGACGTCCCGATGGGCGCGTTGTTGATTCCGCAGACAATGAACACGGTGCTTGCCGGCGTCGATTACATGACAAACTTCAGCGACTGGCTTGCGATGCAGAACGGGGCCGCTCCGCCGTCGTACGCGCTGGACCCGACACCGCGCTACATTCGCAACCTGCGCGACATGGGCGAATGGGTGCACGTGGATGCGCTCTACCAGGCGTATCATCAGGCCTGCCTGATCCTGCTCGGGATGGGAGCGCCTTTCGACGCGGGAAATCCGTACCGGTCGTCGGCCACGCAGATCGGTTTTGGGACGTTCGGCGGGCCGCACATCCTGAGCCTCGTCACTGAAGTCGCCACCCGCGCACTCAAGGCCGTGTGGTACCAGAAATGGTTTGTGCATCGGCGGCTGCGGCCCGAAGAGTTCGGCGGTCTCCTTCACAACACGCGCAGCGGTGCCGCAACGTATCCCGTCAACTCGGAAGTTCTCAACTCGGCCGCGCTCGGCGGCGTGTTCTCGGCGAACGGCACCTATCTGCTGCCGGTCGGCGCGCCGGAAGGTTGCCCGACGCATCCGTCGTACGGCGCCGGTCACGCGACGGTCGCGGGCGCGTGCGTCACCATCCTCAAGGCGTGGTTCGACGAATCGTTTGTGATCCCGAATCCCGTTGTGTCGAATGCCGACGGCACCGCTCTTGAGACGTTCACCGGCGCCACGCTCACCGTCGGCAACGAGTTGAACAAACTCGCCGCCAACGTCGCCATCGGTCGCAATGCGCTGGGGTTCCACTACCGAAGCGATTACTCGGAATCGCTCAAGCTTGGCGAGGCCGTCGCCATCGGCGTTTTGCAGGAAAACAAAGCCTGCTACAACGAGGGCGGTAGTTTCACACTCACCCGGTTCGACGGGACGAACATCACGATTTGA
- a CDS encoding Fic family protein: MKSKSKKAGIGTAHTSILGSGKELDLEKPAGMAVTARTGIDVCGGGTRAYSNLINPDSPEPKRTGLRYNLSPWVLGKLERLARARFDVSEFTSEDLSVWKQEKGINWMIAQSVNASSEIEGESVHADKLVLLETPESEHEGGEADEELRGRIAAIRSIYEAYMWALSLKPLRVLTYEFLLELHKRMFESTKGETAGRIKTGHIFIEGAGYHVETLPPEKTEVFLRRITERYAEKWKLARKHAEYSTFLLTAEYILDFLAIHPFADGNGRTARLLSTYLLEKSGYHFARFYPVDNVVVETRRKYYEALYSGQVNWLSEREDLTAWIEYYTSTAFTQWIRAYERVKDDHLAKKRMRS; this comes from the coding sequence ATGAAAAGCAAATCTAAGAAAGCGGGAATTGGAACCGCGCACACTTCGATTCTGGGTTCTGGGAAAGAACTGGACCTCGAAAAGCCAGCGGGCATGGCGGTTACGGCGAGGACGGGGATTGATGTTTGCGGTGGAGGTACACGAGCGTACAGTAACTTGATTAACCCGGATTCGCCGGAGCCCAAGCGAACGGGCCTGCGGTACAATTTGTCCCCGTGGGTTCTGGGAAAACTGGAACGACTTGCGAGAGCGCGATTTGATGTCAGCGAATTCACATCTGAAGACCTAAGTGTGTGGAAGCAGGAAAAGGGGATCAACTGGATGATCGCCCAGAGTGTGAATGCGAGCAGCGAAATAGAAGGCGAATCGGTCCATGCGGATAAGCTAGTGCTGCTCGAGACTCCTGAAAGCGAACACGAAGGGGGCGAGGCGGACGAAGAGCTTCGGGGTCGAATTGCGGCTATCCGTTCAATATACGAAGCATACATGTGGGCGCTGAGCTTGAAACCGCTCCGCGTTCTCACGTATGAGTTCTTGCTTGAGTTGCATAAGCGGATGTTTGAAAGCACAAAGGGGGAGACGGCTGGACGAATTAAAACGGGGCATATTTTTATAGAGGGAGCAGGGTATCACGTTGAGACGCTTCCGCCTGAAAAGACCGAGGTCTTCTTGCGCAGAATTACGGAGAGGTATGCAGAGAAGTGGAAACTCGCGCGAAAACATGCTGAGTATTCAACATTTCTTCTGACTGCAGAGTATATTCTGGACTTTCTTGCAATTCATCCATTTGCGGATGGCAATGGTAGAACGGCAAGGTTGCTGTCCACGTACCTGCTAGAGAAGTCCGGTTATCACTTCGCGCGGTTTTATCCTGTTGATAATGTGGTCGTGGAAACGCGACGGAAGTACTATGAGGCGTTGTACTCCGGTCAAGTGAACTGGCTGTCTGAACGCGAAGACCTGACGGCTTGGATTGAGTACTATACTAGCACGGCATTCACGCAATGGATCCGTGCTTACGAGAGAGTCAAAGACGACCATTTAGCGAAGAAACGAATGCGATCCTAG
- a CDS encoding serine protease gives MKHTLLILSFLAAVQVDGAEMMPAGNLVMPLLLQFDGGQEGSGFYFRDGSNSAYIVTAKHVIYDGKKFYGDEFHVFGYSKGGLESTNRYHNIVNLAALQADQLVRLHPTHDIAICKIGTVVTNASGQMVLVTQNKYFRRIDTPPGGELEVAPETVTRLKDVPIGNEVYIFGYPSSIGMQQVPQIEYEKPLLRRGIVAGRNFQAHTLILDCPVYYGNSGGPVMVVNPIGFGGSEFKVVGVVTQFVPFVDEWKNTKHGYTNIYIQNSGYSVAEPMDVVVDLCW, from the coding sequence ATGAAACACACACTCCTAATACTCAGCTTCTTGGCAGCGGTTCAAGTTGATGGTGCTGAAATGATGCCGGCCGGAAATTTAGTTATGCCTCTCCTGCTTCAATTCGACGGTGGGCAAGAAGGTTCTGGGTTTTATTTTCGCGACGGCAGTAATTCCGCCTACATCGTCACCGCAAAGCATGTAATTTACGATGGGAAGAAATTCTATGGTGATGAGTTTCATGTATTCGGCTACAGCAAGGGTGGGTTGGAAAGCACCAATCGGTATCACAACATCGTAAACTTGGCTGCACTTCAGGCTGACCAACTAGTGCGGCTGCATCCTACGCACGATATCGCCATCTGTAAAATCGGTACGGTTGTAACCAACGCAAGCGGCCAGATGGTGCTTGTAACGCAGAACAAGTATTTTAGAAGAATCGATACACCGCCGGGGGGCGAGCTCGAGGTGGCGCCGGAGACTGTCACACGCCTTAAGGACGTACCGATCGGAAACGAAGTGTATATTTTCGGATATCCCAGCAGCATCGGCATGCAGCAGGTGCCACAAATCGAATACGAAAAGCCGCTTTTGAGGCGCGGGATTGTAGCTGGAAGGAATTTTCAAGCCCACACCCTGATTTTGGACTGCCCGGTGTACTATGGAAACAGTGGAGGTCCGGTTATGGTCGTGAATCCTATAGGGTTCGGAGGGTCAGAATTCAAAGTTGTAGGAGTTGTTACGCAGTTCGTTCCCTTTGTTGACGAATGGAAGAACACCAAGCACGGTTACACCAACATCTACATCCAGAATTCAGGATATTCAGTAGCTGAGCCAATGGACGTTGTCGTTGATTTGTGCTGGTGA